TAAAAGATGGAATTATTTTGCAGGGTGTTACAAGTTGaggaaaatataaaatgcaAGCAATAACTTACACACTACGATAGATGATAGTCTGCTGATATCACAAGAACAATATACATTATTGTCTCGTGCGCCATATTCCTTCCGTGGGCGATGTTCTTTAAATTCTTCTCGAATCTTGAGCACGATCCTGTCTTTGTTCCCCAGTCGTGGGGTCCCATTGCGTCGTTACGAGTCTCTCCATCGCATTGTGTTTGATAAGAATTCCAAAATACAGCCATCAACGTGATAAGATTGTGGAATGTTttgataaaagaaaaacatcattaAACTCAGTAGTAGTTAATCGACACCTGGTGGCGCTGTGTTCTATAAATCAGGATTAGCCAGCTGGCACCGAGCATAGTCAGTGCTGAACCATTGCTTAAGCATGGTAGTAAGCAACAGGTGCTGGGCCTTGCTGGCCCTCGTAGCTAGTATCGCCACCGTAGCGCAAGCCTCTACCATCCGGGACGTTTTGGCGTACCGTGCCGGGGATGGACCGCAACCGACCGACATCTCCAAGCTGACGGCCGAAATCATCGTCAACGATGGGTATCCGGTCGAGGAGCACCAGGTAACGACGGCCGATGGCTACGTCCTGACGATGTTCCGCATCCCCGGCGGCCCCGGCAATCCGGCACGCGAAGGCAAGAACGTCGCGTTCATTCAGCACGGTCTGCTCTGCTCGTCCGCCGACTGGGTAATTCTTGGACCGGGCAAAGCACTCGCCTACATGCTGGTCGACGCAGGATACGACGTGTGGCTGGGCAATGCCCGTGGCAATACAAACTCCCGCCGCCACATCTTCCACGATCCGGATGCGCGCAATACGGACTTCTGGGACTTTAGCTGGCACGAGATCGGCTACTTTGATCTGCCTGCCATGATCGATTACGCGCTCCAGTACACGGGACAGATGTCGCTACAGTACGCCGGCCACTCGCAGGGCACTACCTCGTTCTTCATCATGACTTCGCTGCGGCCGGAGTACAACGAGCGCATCCGCTCGATGCATGCGCTGGCTCCGGTTGCGTTCATGAGCAATCTGCGCTCCCCGTTTGTCCGGGCGTTCGCTCCCTTCGTCGACCAGATTGATGTAAGTTGGCAGCTGCCGGACACtggaattggaattggtttgtttgttcgaaCCATTGTTTTCTTCCCCTTCCCTTGCTTCCTTAGTGGCTGATGCGTATGTTGGGTGTGAACGAGTTCCTGCCCAGCAGCGACATGATGACGCTCGGTGGCCAAATGCTCTGCCAGGATGAGGCCCGCTTCCAGGAGGTGTGCGCCAACGTGCTCTTCTTGATTGGTGGATTCAACTCGCCGCAGCTGAACCGCACCATGCTGCCGGCCATTTTGGCCAACACACCGGCCGGTGCCTCCGTTAATCAGCTGGTCCACTACGCCCAGGGCTACAATTCGGGCCGCTTCCGGCAGTTCGACTACGGACTGACGCTGAACCTCATCCGCTACGGTTCGATCCGTCCACCAGACTACCCGCTGAACCGGGTGACTGCTCCGGTCGCCCTGCATTACGGTGACAACGATTGGCTAGCGGCCGTGTCCGACGTACGCCAGCTGCACTCCAGCATCCGCAACCCGATCGGACTGTTCCGCGTGTCCGATCCGAACTGGAACCATCTCGACTTCACCTGGGGCATCGATGCCGACTCGTTGCTGTACCGGCGCGTCATTAGCTTTATGGATCGATACAACTAAACAGAGCAAAAGGGCAGAAAAGCGATTGAAAACACGTGTACAACGAGGCGTACAAAACAAGCTTAGATAAAACCAATCTTACGATAACGACACCAGTGCAATCGTTTGGCTGTTTTCTTCTGGTGTTCTCTTCGTTTTGCTATTGTTcctttggggggggggggggggtccggGTCCGGGAGAGTGGTGGTCGAGTTCGAGCGGGTAGAAAGTAGAACTGAAGTTAATTAATACACCACCTCGTCAGCACGATTTGGAGCACGAGAATGAGAGCAGTCCGACCGAGTCCTTTTAAACGGCTCAGCAGTAAATGAAACAACAAGACGAGGCATCACTCCTTATGTACAGCCATCCATGTACGTGATGGGACGGAGCAAACCAATTATCTCAGCAAGCCCTTGTCGTCGCTGTCTTTTGCGAGTGGTACATAATGAATCGTCTCCCCCTTTTCCAGTGGCTAATACGTTATATCACGCTCGTAGCCGGGCTCTTCCCCAAATGCAACGATGTGCGCGCGGCGTAGATGTCCGTTCAACATCTTTTGCTCTGCCTCCCTTGGAGAAGTGGAAGAGTTGGATGCTTCTTTACACTTCGcagcgacacacacaaacaaacgtacACCAACACGTAGGGAGCAACTGACTCCTGCAGGGCCTCCTGGTCTCCTGGTAGAAATCCGACTTAATGAGTAACGCACTAACACACCGGTcctgtacgtgttgcgatgaCAACCAAGAAGTGCCCCAAGAAGGGGGATGTGTTAAGAACGCTTCTCGAAAGGACACGCTTGCTAAGACATGCTGACTAATTAAAAGCTGTAGTGGCTAATTGCTCTTCTTCTGAGTCCTGATGGAACATCCTGACAACAGTGGGACGGGGCTTGATAAAAGGTACAACGCCCTTCGATTCATACAGTCATGAACACACTTTCTGCTTGGGTGTCTAGAATACGCAATCTAATATGGAAACGTAAGCGTTTAGtagttttatgtttgttttatttaaaagattGTCAAAATGGTGTTTGATTGATTGGTTGTGATGTTACTTATTGCACTTAGCTAAACTGAACAATGTATGGTTTAGTTCTGAAGATAGCAGAACTTTTCTGGCTTTCATTGAATTGATTTGCGACGAAGCTGCGACGTACGTTGTCCTTCCGTTGTGTAGGATTCGACCACACGCGTCTTTGATTCTGCAGAagacatgaaaaaaaaattcataaaGTTATGCATAAGaagttaaattaatttaatagaAATCCAGTCAACCCAGTCTGCCAGAAAGCTGGACACCGCCAAAGTATTCATTCACACATCACACCAGTCACGAACGTTAACTCAGGCACATGGGAAAACGTTACGATTTAAACCTCAATgctcaaacaaaaataatacgaAATGTATTGTTATATTATGCTACGGAGGTTTTTTCTTATACAGCACGTGTCATTCCATTACCTACAATTTGAAAGCTTACAATTTATTATGCAATTAAATCTAAATAATTATTCGTTTCTTTATAAAATCAttcataatttcttttttgtgaCCCTGAAACAATAGACCAGCTATTTTGTTCTAATTTTAACCGATGATACATAAAACCAGTGTTCAAATATTTGGTTAAAATCACTTTTCAACGACAGAAATAATCATAATGCTGTCAAATAACTAgaaaagtattttattttatttttcaatttattctaCTACACTTTACacttcaagaaaaaaaagacaatttgCAACGAAGAGATTGAATCGCTTTTAGCTGAATTATAGCTGTCCGAAATCGAATCCAAGCTACCAAAAATGTAGCAtataattttgaaatattatacataaataaaaaaaaaagttttgcgtGCACTGTAATTATATTTTGTCCTGCGCTACAACAGCGTTATAAAAAAGGACTAATTAATATTCTGCCGCCCTTTGTGTGCGTGCTGCTGCCTGTTCAAAGGAATGTCACCATAGTTACAGTTACCGAACACGTTTTCTAGCATTAATTAATGGTAACACCCACCACCCTCCGCAACCCTAAAACAATGCCCTATCGCGCGTACCACCGCCGAgagcgaaatcgaaaaatcCGACGCAGCCGTACTTGCACTATTTAGCTGTCCTCCGCCCATCATCGCACATCATCACGAAACTCTCCCCTAGCACACGTTCATTCCATTTATCTTAATCGCCCCCTGTTGGGGTGGTTGTGTGCCATGTGCTGGGGCACTCTCGCTCGCCCTAGATTTCACTCATTAAGCGTCCATTCTACCAGGCGCCCAGAACGCACCAGCAGGCTACGGCCACGGATCCACTACGTCGATGGCAACCAAAAATTAAAGAGAGAACCAACGTGCGGTGCTGGCGGACGGTTACGTACGGTGGGGTACCGATAACCGGCAACTGGGTTGGTGGTTGCAAGTCTATGCTCGTCTATGTACAAACCGTACAGCGTAAGGGGTTGGGTACGGCGACGGAAGGGTGGAAGAGGAAATTGTTCTTCCCCAGtgacacaacacacatacacacacacacacacacacacacacacacacacacacacacacacacacacacacacacacacacacacaccgggacGAGCTTTGCTGGGGGAAACGCCACCGTGCAGGATTCATTAGACGGTGTGTGAAAGGGATAGCGTGTTGTGGGTGAGCGAGACCAAAAACAAGCGAACGGAAAAAAGGAGAATGTTGCCAGGCGCGTGTGCGTTGGCAGTCCTTTTAATTACTCACCACCCGTAACATCCCTTGCGCACCCCTTGCACGGAACATCGTTTCGACTAGTAGGCGACGATGTTGCTAGACGGACGTTCTCTCGATAAACGGGCTAGAAGAGGACAAATTCGTGGTCATATTTTCCACATTTACCCGATAAAGGAAGGTACTTTTTATGAAACGTTGCACAAGCACATGGCGTTGTAATGGATAGTCGCACTATTTTGCACAATGCGTGACGTGGATCGATTCCTATCTCGTCTGAGCCATTCCAACGGTTGTACAGTGCCGGCCACCTAAAGTCGGACACCTCATATTTTCACCTATTATCTGATTTTGCGGCACTCTGGACAGTTCTCTAGACCACTTATCGGAACACTTTTGTCATCCATCGGTGAGGACACTCTTCAGCTTTGTCCCTACAAAAATTCAGACCGATATCGTTTAAAATCTCGCAACACTATGCATAAATGTGATAAAAGGTATGAAATTTCCACTGAAAGCCGGACGGTCTTCATTTCATAGCAAAATGACGTAATTGGTCAATATTAGCTTATATGAtggtaaaataatttaatatcaCTTATTATTGGCCCATCGACTATTTTGGGTCATCAGCGTATTATATACCCTAGGCCAAGCGCTCTATGGCCTTAATCAGCCAAATATCGTTTCTGTAAGGTTCCAAAAGAAGTAGTATAGTAATTTTAAAGAGAAGGTtgatgttttaaataattttagagTTTCACAGTCTATTAGAAGTATCCGGAATGAAGGAGTAGTGGCAATGTACTGCGTTACCTGCCATTGGAAGACCTAGTTGCCTCAATGCCGTTGTTCATTATTTAGATAAAATAATTACTGCTTCGAATTGGTTGACCATTTTCGTTCCTGGCATAGTTACTGGGCatgtttgaacatgttaatAACAAGAATCATATCTCTCTTTAGCAAGGTAATGAATAAGGCTTTGTGCCATAAGCGCTCATGCATCCCCATAACATTCTAAATGCCCTAACAAGTTCAACGGTTTTGAGCATGAATATTCCTTCTAGATTTTAACAGCCAATGCGACATTTTCGGCATCAAAACTAATGTGTATGCTTTATGCCAATTTATGCATAAAAAATTCTAATTATAAAATAAGATTTTAAGAATTCCTTGACCGTTTTCCTTAAActttgcacaaaatgtcaccgtACTTTTTACTAGCGTAAAGCCTatcgttatttttttctttatttttacagaGACTTTGGAGCCTATCGTTATAAAGTTGTTACACCCGATAGGTTTGACGCAGTCTTCTACCATTCTGTTTTGTTGTCCTATCCATTATGTTCAAACGGTAAAAAAGGATGCTTTTGAAGACTTCTGCCCATGGTTGTATCCGAATATTTCTTTCATATTCATTTGTTTCTCGTCTTTTATCTGTATTAATTAAGGAATCATGTAGAAAAGCTGACAAAGCCGTCTCTATACCTTCATTCCTGATACTTCTACAAGATCTAATAACTCTAAAATTATGAATAACAATAATACCTTTTTCAAAATTACGCTGATACTTAAATTGGTTCATCCGGATGGACGCAGATGACTACCCAAAATAGTCGATATCAATATGAAATGAATTATGTACCATATTGGTCAATATTGGTCATTGCTTTTATCACATTTATGAATGGTGTTCagagatttaaaaaatatcgaTCTGATTTTTTGCATGTGCATGTGCTAAAAAGTGTCCTCAAAGACGTGCGTAGAAATTTTTCCGATAAGTGGTCTAGGGAACTATCCATGATGCCGCCATGAAGTCAGATaaaaggtgaaaaaattaGGTGTCCGACGTTCGGTGACCACCAATGTATATTCTTCGGCGAGTCAATCTCTACTAACACCTCTACTGTAAAACCAGATGGGGCCAACACTACTCCACAGGATATAGTTTTCAGTCAGTTTCAGATATAGTCACACTTCATTCACGTCGCTTACCCCTAAATCATGCTCCGGCAGCCTCCTTCATCGTGGTCGTcattgtcgtcgtcgtcgtcgtcgcatCCGTTGTCGTTGCCACCGTCGTCGTGCTGGCCGCTTGGCGCTctccctcctcctcgtccagcATTTCCGCCCCGACCGCGTGCTCGGTGGTGGTTCCGGTTGCCTTTGGTTCGAACACCAGCACCTTCATGCGGTCGGTCGCAATTTTGGCCGCCCGATTGCGCTGCGGCTGTTCGGCGTCCTCTCGGAACGGCTCGAAATCAAACGTGTCCAGCTGCTTGCAGTCCGTTTCCGGGTTCGTGCGGGAATCGGTACGCTTCATCAGATACACGGGCGACTGCTCAATGTGGTCCGAATTGCGACAAATAACGCTCGACAGTTTGGTGTTGTAAATTTGCTGCAATTGTGCTGCAAGTGCATCGAAGGCATAAAAGAAGAAAGTTCAGAACGCGCGTCCCTTTACCCTCGGCCCCACTACACCACCCGCACCTACCTTCGGTGAACCGTTGCGGCCCCCGCCGTCTCTCGTACCAGAACGAGTCGCCCTGCTTCAGCCGCAAAAACTGATCGCCGATCAGGCACGTCAGCAGCGGCCCGACGATCCCATCGCGCACCGGCGCTTCACTGAGCGCACCCGAGTAAACGTCCACGTTGGCCGGCTCGCGGTAGATGCGCCTCATCTGCCGGTACGATTCCGGATCGACGATGCGCTCCACCTCCGGCCAGCTGTCGGCCGGCGTCAGGTGGCAGTGCTTGCGCCAGCGCGGGTACGCCGGCAGCCCATGGTCCCGGCCGCGCTGTATGTTGAGCGACACCAGATCCAACCCGCACGGCTGGCCGTGCAGCAGATGCTCGTCCGCCTTCTCGAACAGCCGCTCGGTCAGCTCGGTGGAGAAGTACTGGTCGTACTTGGCCAGCGCCGTACCGATCGCACCGCCCAGCGCATTGTCCAGCCCGTCGCGCGCGTACAGCGAGTACGGGTTGAACAGCATCCGGTGCAGCTCGATGCCCGAGGCGGACGCGGCCGGATTGCGCGTTTGCTTCATCAGCCCGGGCAGCAGCGTGTGGGCGAAGCGGAACGCGGCCCCCGCAAACACGTTCGCGATCGACGCGTCCACCGTGGCGTTGTACGTGTCGCCGGCCCGCTCGCCACCGGCCGACGCGGGCAGCAGGCCCATCCGGCCGGCCGTCTCGTTGCCGACGATCACCGGCACAAACTCGGCGTACGTGATGTGCTGCATCTGGGCGGCCAGTATGCGGCGCGCCTCCTGGAACAGCCGCTCGTCGTCCCAGTGCGGGTTTGCGCGGGCCAGCCCGCGGGCCAGGCTGTTGTGGTGCCGGGCCCAGATCAGATGCATCGAGGTGAGATGCAGATTCTCGTTCGCCCGCGCATCGCCCGACTCGAAGCAGTACTTGCCGGCCGCATTCATCTCCTGCTCGTTGCACCCGTCGAGCGGATCGGTCGACACGGGCAGCAGATCGCGACCGTCCGGCGTGCGCAGCATACGCAGCTTGCCACCGGCGCCCGTGCGCAGCGCGCCCATACGCTCGTCGTCCGAGCCGTAAACGACCGAGCCGTCGATGAAGGCGGTCGCCTGGTTCAGCTGCTGCCGCGGGCCAAAGTGGCCGGTCGGGGCCGGCACCGAGCGCACAAAGTTCATGCAGGTCACGTTGTACTGGTGGTAGTACGGATCGCCCGGACCGAGCGGCACGGGAAAGCACTCGGGATGTTGCGGCTGCCCCGGATCGCAGCACTCGATCGGCTTCCCGTCCACGCCCTGGTTCAGCGCGGTGGAGGTTATGTCGTGATCGAGAAACTGGCCCCACACCGCCAGCATCACGCTAAAGTTCGGATCGTTGTGGTACGATGGGCGATGGATTTCGAGCGACACCTGCCGGGCGCTGGGCAGCTCACTGCCATCGACGGACGCACGCGGTGCCGATATGCCATCGCCATAGTCCGGGTTGAGCTGGCGCCGGAACGGTATCATCGCGACGCCGTACTCGTACGGTCGCTCCTTATTGTTGCACGTCCCGTTGGCCGTGCGATAGCGCGCGTTAAAGTCGCAGCGCGGTTGGCCGTGCGCACGCGGCAAATCCATCGGCGGGCCGCGCCCGATCGAGCCCCGACGACGGATGTCCAGCCGGCGCACCAGTGCCTGCGTGGCACGATCCTCCACGAAGCCGACCTTCGCCGCCAGCCGGGCCGCTTTCGTTGCACCGACGGACTTTTGGTGGCGGAAGGAGGGCGAGTTCAGCGGGGGCGACGAGAGCGTCTCCTCCAGCAGCTCCTTATCGCCCAGCGCCTTCTCGCCCTCCGCTATGGCGGCCGCCTTGGCATCGTCGCTAACCGCCGTACCGTTCCACTCGGGTGACGACTCATCTGCAATGGTGGCCATCGTTGTCCGATCGATCCGACATTAGCTCATTGACATTGTAAGTTCCCCCCCTCCCTTGTCACCCTCCTGCTTTCTTAACGGTACTTACCGACCAGCGGGAAACTAATGAGATTTAAGAGCTCAGGAAAATCCGCCGCCGTCGTGTTCGCTCCATCCAGCGGTGGTTGCGTTGCATCGCCGAATATGATGTAACTAATGCTGATCACGATCGCCAGCGCAAATGCACCCCTACCATCCAGGACCAGGAGAAAGTTGAGTTCCGCATATGAGTAAATGTGACACCTCGTCGCACCCAGTTACAGACTTACAGTATTGCGGAACAAATCCAGCACTGGAACGTTCGGACCTGGCGCTCCCGAACACTTTCGTGTGACTTCAGATGATGCACGGCGGTACCGGAGGGTCCCGACGCCAGCGGAAGCGGACCGGAAAGGTCCGACGTTAGTGGCGTTCGCTCGTCAACCATGACCATCTAGAATAGCCTGCGGATGAGAAGGGGGCCACATTTAGCAAACACTGTTCAAAATGCACCACATTGCGTAAGTCTATGCGTAAGACTCCACCCGCTCGCAGAGGATAACGAGACACTTGCCACGCGGTTTTTCTTTGCGCCAGACGGACTATTGCACGGCTAAACCTCTCTAGATGTGAACTTTTGGGAAATGGCCACTACCACGGGAGAGCTCCTACCTCGACCGCGATCGCACACGGACTAATTGAACTATCACCATTACATCTAATAAACCGGTCTTTGGCCGCATCGCGCCGACGGCCGTGTACCAGAAGCCACAACCATCGCCAGCGTGTTGTCATTTGATACAACGGTTGCATTCCAACCGGCGCGAACACCTTGCCCACCGTACCCGTTCTCGTCCGACACAGTGACTAACGTTCACAGGCCTTACTAAGGTTTCACGGGCCGTCCAGTTTCAACACGCCGCGCATAACTCCTCCGAGCCGCAGAAGGAACGGAAGCGATCCATAACTTCTAAGAAAGTTATAGAcagcgagagggagagagagtgcgaATGAAAGGAAACGAATCGAACTACTTCCGAATGGCTGAAAAGGGAAAACTTGACGGTGAGTGCGGGTGCCAACGGTGCCGGTACTGTCAGTTTGGTGTATTATCCTCTCAATGTGTACACATCCTTTTCGACACGATGGACGTGGACATCATGTTTTTTGGGATGATTTCGATGATGAATACGTAGATGTGTCGACGACCAGTCCAGTCCAGCGCATTGACACACTTGAAAGGTTTCAccccaaaataaaaaagggggAGACCTGGATTCGGAAAGAGATCAGACCGTAGGACGAGGGTGACTTTCAACTGTGCCGTTCCAGTCAATCTGCTTCTGGTCAATCTGGGTGGGAAAAACAACTTGTTTTACacgtttttcttttgcgtgAGGAAGCATGTGCCATCACGTGTggttttaaattcaaatattaCTGGCTGCGTACTGGATAGCGTGATAGTGCACGGCCGCAGCCAGATTACGATTGCTCATGGTGGCGATTGTCTTCCAATAGCTCTGAAAATCCTACTTGCTTGTGTTTCAATGCGTTAATGATAAATGACTGAATTCATATCATTCTGTTCtaatggaaaataattatcttttaaaataaaaaaaaaacgtgtaaaaaTCCCTTTGACACATGCCATGCAGAAATTTGCATAGCACTGTATCACACACACCGACCGTTGTAGTACACAGCATGGGGATTGTAAACGCAACTCCCTTGCATgatcagtgtggccagattattttgacggttttcggtaggagaCCAAAATTGTATCTGTAGTTTTCgttaggccgaaaatacacggaccggaatttcgcggc
This is a stretch of genomic DNA from Anopheles merus strain MAF chromosome 2R, AmerM5.1, whole genome shotgun sequence. It encodes these proteins:
- the LOC121588933 gene encoding chorion peroxidase produces the protein MVMVDERTPLTSDLSGPLPLASGPSGTAVHHLKSHESVRERQVRTFQCWICSAILGAFALAIVISISYIIFGDATQPPLDGANTTAADFPELLNLISFPLVDESSPEWNGTAVSDDAKAAAIAEGEKALGDKELLEETLSSPPLNSPSFRHQKSVGATKAARLAAKVGFVEDRATQALVRRLDIRRRGSIGRGPPMDLPRAHGQPRCDFNARYRTANGTCNNKERPYEYGVAMIPFRRQLNPDYGDGISAPRASVDGSELPSARQVSLEIHRPSYHNDPNFSVMLAVWGQFLDHDITSTALNQGVDGKPIECCDPGQPQHPECFPVPLGPGDPYYHQYNVTCMNFVRSVPAPTGHFGPRQQLNQATAFIDGSVVYGSDDERMGALRTGAGGKLRMLRTPDGRDLLPVSTDPLDGCNEQEMNAAGKYCFESGDARANENLHLTSMHLIWARHHNSLARGLARANPHWDDERLFQEARRILAAQMQHITYAEFVPVIVGNETAGRMGLLPASAGGERAGDTYNATVDASIANVFAGAAFRFAHTLLPGLMKQTRNPAASASGIELHRMLFNPYSLYARDGLDNALGGAIGTALAKYDQYFSTELTERLFEKADEHLLHGQPCGLDLVSLNIQRGRDHGLPAYPRWRKHCHLTPADSWPEVERIVDPESYRQMRRIYREPANVDVYSGALSEAPVRDGIVGPLLTCLIGDQFLRLKQGDSFWYERRRGPQRFTEAQLQQIYNTKLSSVICRNSDHIEQSPVYLMKRTDSRTNPETDCKQLDTFDFEPFREDAEQPQRNRAAKIATDRMKVLVFEPKATGTTTEHAVGAEMLDEEEGERQAASTTTVATTTDATTTTTTMTTTMKEAAGA
- the LOC121588937 gene encoding lipase 3-like, whose product is MVVSNRCWALLALVASIATVAQASTIRDVLAYRAGDGPQPTDISKLTAEIIVNDGYPVEEHQVTTADGYVLTMFRIPGGPGNPAREGKNVAFIQHGLLCSSADWVILGPGKALAYMLVDAGYDVWLGNARGNTNSRRHIFHDPDARNTDFWDFSWHEIGYFDLPAMIDYALQYTGQMSLQYAGHSQGTTSFFIMTSLRPEYNERIRSMHALAPVAFMSNLRSPFVRAFAPFVDQIDWLMRMLGVNEFLPSSDMMTLGGQMLCQDEARFQEVCANVLFLIGGFNSPQLNRTMLPAILANTPAGASVNQLVHYAQGYNSGRFRQFDYGLTLNLIRYGSIRPPDYPLNRVTAPVALHYGDNDWLAAVSDVRQLHSSIRNPIGLFRVSDPNWNHLDFTWGIDADSLLYRRVISFMDRYN